DNA from Roseimicrobium sp. ORNL1:
TGCCCTTGGCGGCCCAGTCGCGGCTGGAGCCCATGCCGTAGTCTTCAGCGCCGATGACGATGGTCGGGGTGCCAGCGGCCTTGTACTTCTCCGCGGCGTCGAAGATGGACATCTCCGTGCCTTCGGGCTGCAGGATGGTATCGCCACCTTCCTTGCCGCCGAGCATCAGGTTCTTGATGCGGACGTTGGCGAAGGTGCCGCGGGTCATGATGCGGTCATTGCCGCGGCGTGAACCGTAGCTGTTGAAGTCGGACTGCTCCACGCCGTGCTCCAGGAGGAAGCGGCCTGCGGGGCTGTTCTTCTTGATGGCACCGGCAGGGCTGATGTGGTCCGTGGTGACGGAGTCGCCGAAGATGCCGAGCGGACGAGCGCCCTTGATCTCCACGATGTCGCTGGGATCCATCGAGAAGTCCTCGAAGAAGGGCGGGTGCTGGATGTAGGTGCTGTCCGCATCCCAGCCGTAGACGAGGCCGGTGGTACCGGCGATTTCGTTCCACTTGGGATTCTGGCTGGCGAAGTCGGTGTAGAGCTTGCGGAAGACGTCCGGGGAAAGCGCGGACTGCATGGCGTCGCGGATCTCCGCGAGGGAGGGCCAGATGTCCTTGAGGAACACTTCCTTGCCATCCGTGCCCTTGCCGAGCGGATCCTTGCTCAAGTCGATGTCCACCGTGCCGGCGATGGCGTAGGCCACGACGAGGGGAGGGGACATGAGGAAGTTCGCCTTGATGCTCTGGTGCACGCGGGCTTCGAAGTTACGGTTGCCGCTCAGCACGCTGGCAGCCACTACGTCCTGTGCCTTCACCACATCTTCGATACCGGCGTCGAGCGGGCCGGAGTTGCCGATGCACGTCGTGCAGCCGTAGCCCACGGTCTGGAAGCCGAGCTTGTCGAGTTCCACCTGCAGGCCGGTCTTGGTAAGGTAATCGGTCACCACGCGGCTGCCGGGTCCGAGCGAGGTCTTCACGCTGGGCTTGATGGTCAGGCCGAGGGCGTTCGCCTTCTTCGCGAGGAGACCCGCGCCGAGCATCACGCTCGGGTTGCTGGTGTTCGTGCAGCTTGTGATGGCGGCGATGAGCACGGAGCCATCCTGGATGGTGTCCTTGATGCCGTCCTTGCTGTCGACGACGACTTCGGCCTCCTTGAAGGCATTGCCGTTCTTGCCGTAGCCGCCAGCCTTCACGTCGCTCTTGAGGAGGTCGCGGAACTTCGACTTCACGTTCGGCAGCTCGATGCGGTCCTGCGGGCGCTTCGGTCCGGCCACGCTGGGCTGCACGGTGCTGAGGTCGAGCTCAAGCTCGCTGGTGAATTCCACCTCGCCCTTGTCCGGGATGCCGAACATGCCCTGGGCGGTGTAGTAGTTCTTGTAGGTGGTGCAGAGTTCCTCGCTGCGGCCAGTGCCACGGAGATAGTTCACGCACTCTTCGTCGACGGGGAAGAAGCCCATGGTCGCGCCGTATTCGGGGGCCATGTTGGCAATCGTCGCACGGTCAGGCAGCGGCAGGCTCACGGCGCCGGGGCCGTAGAACTCGACGAACTTGCCCACCACACCGTGCTTGCGCAGCATCTGGGTGCAGTGCAGGGCCAGGTCGGTGGCGGTCACGCCTTCGCGCAGCGCGCCGGTGAGGTACACGCCCACCACTTCAGGCACGAGGAAGGTCACCGGCTGGCCGAGCATGCCGGCTTCTGCTTCAATACCACCTACGCCCCAGGCCACGACGCCGAGGCCGTTGATCATGGTCGTGTGGGAGTCAGTACCCACGAGAGTATCAGGATAATACACCCCATCCTTTTCAAGTACACCCTTGGCGAGGTACTCGAGGTTCACCTGGTGCACGATGCCGATGCCGGGAGGCACGACCTTGAAGGTGTCAAAGGCCTGCTCACCCCACTTGAGGAACTGATAACGCTCACGGTTGCGCTCGAACTCGAGGGCCAGGTTGCGATCCAGTGCGGCCTGCGTGCCTGCGAAGTCCACCTGCACGGAGTGGTCCACCACGAGATCCACCGGCACGAGCGGCTCGATCATCTTGGGATTCTTCTTCATGCCATCCACCGCGGAGCGCATGGCGGCGAGGTCCACAAGAAGAGGCACGCCAGTGAAGTCCTGCAGCACGATGCGCGCGACAGTGAAGGGGATTTCGTAATCGCCGGGAGCCTTGGCATTCCAGTTCGCAAGGTTCTGCACATCCTTCTCCATCACCTTCTTGCCGTCGAGATTGCGCACCAGCGACTCGAGCACGATGCGGATGCTGACGGGCAGGCGGGAGATCTTGCCGATGCCTTGTGCCTCCAGTTCGGGGAGTGAGAAATATTTTCCGTCCGTGCCGGACCCGGTCTTGAAAGTACGCTGAACGTTGAGAGCCATGGAAATGAAGCAGGTGAGGGTCTGCACTGTAAGCAGGAGCCGGGCCGAGGCAAGGGCGGGCGCGAACAATGCAAGGCCTGCTACTCGGCCCGGGGCTCAGCAGAGGTTGCGAGGCCCCATAAAGGCTACGTCTGAGGGGCCCGGGAAGGGGCAGCCGAACTCGATGAAAGCACCCAGACAAGCGCCCGTCCTGAGCCCTTGCGCCGGACCAGGCCAATCTCCTCTTCCAGCCTGCGGGTCCACTCCGGGCACGCCCGGTCATAGGGCAGCGCCAGAGCCTCCCGCAACTCCACCCACGTGGCACCCTGGCGGTTCTTCCGCAGGTGGTGCTGGATGGCTGATTTGAACTCGGCGTAGCTCATGGCAGAGGTAAATAAATATAACACTGTCTGCGGGCACATTGCCACGCCACATCGCCCAGAACCCAGCAAGAGATAGGACCTTCTGACCATTGCCGAACGCAAGCAATGCCAGTACAAAAAGAGGCAATCCCCATCCATGTCCTCCGCCCCCAGCATTGTCATCCTCACCGGCGCCGGCATTTCCGCGGAGTCTGGGGTCCCGACGTTTCGTGATGCCAACGGCCTGTGGGAGAACCACCGCATCGAGGAGGTGGCCAGTCCGAATGGATTTTCGCGCAATCCCGCGCTGGTGCATCGCTTTTACAATATGCGCCGCGCCGCGCTGAGCACGGTCCATCCGAATCCGGCACACCAGGCCATCGCCCGCCTGCAGAGGGAGCATCCCGGCTGGGTGACGCTGATCACGCAGAATGTGGATGACCTCCACGAGCGCGCCGGCAGTCCCGAGGTGATTCACATGCACGGGGAACTGCTCAAGGCCCGCTGCGCCCAGTGTGACGAGGTGCGGACCTGGAGAAAGGACCTGGATGCACTCATGCGCTGCGACTACTGCCGCAGCGTGGGGAAGATGCGCCCGCACATCGTCTGGT
Protein-coding regions in this window:
- the acnA gene encoding aconitate hydratase AcnA, yielding MALNVQRTFKTGSGTDGKYFSLPELEAQGIGKISRLPVSIRIVLESLVRNLDGKKVMEKDVQNLANWNAKAPGDYEIPFTVARIVLQDFTGVPLLVDLAAMRSAVDGMKKNPKMIEPLVPVDLVVDHSVQVDFAGTQAALDRNLALEFERNRERYQFLKWGEQAFDTFKVVPPGIGIVHQVNLEYLAKGVLEKDGVYYPDTLVGTDSHTTMINGLGVVAWGVGGIEAEAGMLGQPVTFLVPEVVGVYLTGALREGVTATDLALHCTQMLRKHGVVGKFVEFYGPGAVSLPLPDRATIANMAPEYGATMGFFPVDEECVNYLRGTGRSEELCTTYKNYYTAQGMFGIPDKGEVEFTSELELDLSTVQPSVAGPKRPQDRIELPNVKSKFRDLLKSDVKAGGYGKNGNAFKEAEVVVDSKDGIKDTIQDGSVLIAAITSCTNTSNPSVMLGAGLLAKKANALGLTIKPSVKTSLGPGSRVVTDYLTKTGLQVELDKLGFQTVGYGCTTCIGNSGPLDAGIEDVVKAQDVVAASVLSGNRNFEARVHQSIKANFLMSPPLVVAYAIAGTVDIDLSKDPLGKGTDGKEVFLKDIWPSLAEIRDAMQSALSPDVFRKLYTDFASQNPKWNEIAGTTGLVYGWDADSTYIQHPPFFEDFSMDPSDIVEIKGARPLGIFGDSVTTDHISPAGAIKKNSPAGRFLLEHGVEQSDFNSYGSRRGNDRIMTRGTFANVRIKNLMLGGKEGGDTILQPEGTEMSIFDAAEKYKAAGTPTIVIGAEDYGMGSSRDWAAKGTRLLGVKAVITKSFERIHRSNLVGMGVLPCNFVNKEDYDKVKDLSDATFDLLDVSNSIKPQSEATLRVHKADGSTLDIPVVVRLDTPVEIDYYRAGGILPYVLAQILRANA
- a CDS encoding NAD-dependent deacylase; translated protein: MSSAPSIVILTGAGISAESGVPTFRDANGLWENHRIEEVASPNGFSRNPALVHRFYNMRRAALSTVHPNPAHQAIARLQREHPGWVTLITQNVDDLHERAGSPEVIHMHGELLKARCAQCDEVRTWRKDLDALMRCDYCRSVGKMRPHIVWFGETPFYMEDIATALNRAEIFIAIGTSGHVYPAAGFVEVARQAGARTIEVNMDVTAMSDVFQEHRVGKAGEKVPALVEELLGSTRG